The Aminithiophilus ramosus genome contains a region encoding:
- a CDS encoding tetratricopeptide repeat protein: MKRRTLPLLLCSLVLLFPQMALCEAPPAPAPASAPASAPAEKKAYDPLYTLLALNACVVSVTETIHYGDRLVLDQEYTNIVNNIRFADIEADEELITLFQALLSALHDGLLREVEKEAFLRTYQRNIKKAIVESLSEASSTASGTYGAILEGAIAVGTTYFDHKNRMEDYRAELGENLWSLDKERRNLLNDLQKQLLAASWKLQRRYRLDDALRLSQQDLATFNDALSDRDGERRLRRLERMKSRFVAYPPFWYILGKTAQDLGRDDEARAAYETFEKNRRPLFRYDPFYAAVAMNRAELRRADEREELARDLEILLANSRTEDGANRLYAGLRYLDLQDIERARACFQQNVDEDYEKELNLWILDSLDGGASPQALAQELQREAEALTEQLLTENGLRNQDLLLLYDRGKDATVLRRIEKDLASIRLELVRRRAQRDTLALSLPEGWVAGTGAFQHDNHFALREGTFEVVLSFGSGQEVARFRPDDVRLLVSGSDRLSPKGGEPVIGYDPDLHLFAAYAGGHFHSSLEATLEIVDGDDALTLGFTGHKADPALFSEGKGLDYAVPVVGQIRLLKDLFRDSSRVVTEAVLFEPSSVRYRGKVWAVEKGQLSEAKEETAEVTAPARRARAGQ; this comes from the coding sequence ATGAAGCGCCGCACGCTCCCTCTTCTCCTCTGTTCCCTCGTTCTTCTTTTCCCCCAGATGGCCCTCTGCGAGGCGCCTCCGGCCCCGGCTCCCGCGTCGGCTCCGGCGTCGGCTCCGGCCGAAAAAAAAGCCTACGACCCCCTCTACACCCTGCTGGCCCTGAACGCCTGCGTCGTCTCCGTGACGGAAACCATCCATTACGGCGACCGTCTCGTCCTGGACCAGGAATACACCAATATCGTCAACAACATCCGCTTCGCCGACATCGAGGCCGACGAGGAGCTGATCACCCTTTTCCAGGCCCTGCTCTCGGCCCTTCACGACGGCCTTCTCCGGGAGGTCGAGAAGGAGGCTTTCCTCCGGACCTACCAGCGCAACATCAAGAAGGCCATCGTCGAGTCCCTTTCGGAGGCCTCCTCCACGGCCAGCGGGACCTACGGCGCCATCCTCGAAGGGGCCATAGCCGTGGGCACGACCTATTTCGACCACAAAAACCGGATGGAGGATTACCGCGCCGAACTGGGAGAAAACCTCTGGAGCCTCGACAAGGAGCGGCGGAACCTCCTCAACGACCTGCAGAAGCAGCTCCTGGCCGCCTCGTGGAAGCTGCAGCGGCGCTACAGGCTCGACGACGCTCTCCGCCTGAGCCAGCAGGACCTGGCCACCTTCAACGACGCCCTTTCCGATCGGGACGGGGAGCGTCGGCTGAGGCGGCTGGAACGGATGAAATCCCGTTTCGTCGCCTACCCCCCCTTCTGGTACATCCTGGGAAAGACGGCCCAGGATTTGGGGCGCGACGACGAGGCCCGGGCCGCCTACGAAACCTTCGAGAAAAACCGGCGGCCCCTCTTCCGTTACGATCCTTTCTACGCCGCCGTGGCGATGAACCGCGCCGAGCTGCGTCGGGCCGACGAAAGAGAGGAGCTGGCCCGGGATCTGGAGATCCTCCTCGCCAACAGCCGCACCGAAGACGGAGCCAACAGGCTCTACGCGGGCCTGCGCTACCTCGACCTCCAGGATATCGAGCGGGCCAGGGCCTGTTTTCAGCAAAACGTCGACGAGGATTACGAAAAAGAGCTGAACCTCTGGATTCTCGACTCCCTCGACGGCGGCGCGTCCCCTCAGGCCCTGGCCCAGGAGCTGCAGCGGGAGGCCGAGGCGCTGACGGAGCAGCTCCTGACCGAGAACGGACTGAGGAACCAGGATCTCCTCCTCCTCTACGACCGGGGGAAAGACGCGACGGTCCTCCGCCGGATCGAGAAGGATCTGGCCTCGATCCGCCTCGAGCTGGTGCGCCGCCGGGCCCAGCGGGACACGCTGGCCCTCAGTCTGCCCGAGGGATGGGTGGCGGGAACGGGCGCCTTTCAGCACGACAATCACTTCGCCCTCCGCGAGGGGACCTTCGAGGTCGTTCTTTCCTTCGGATCCGGACAGGAGGTGGCCCGCTTCCGCCCGGACGACGTCAGGCTTCTCGTCTCCGGGTCGGATCGTCTCTCGCCCAAAGGGGGCGAGCCCGTCATCGGCTACGACCCCGATCTTCACCTTTTCGCGGCCTACGCGGGGGGACACTTCCACTCGTCGCTGGAGGCGACGTTGGAGATCGTCGACGGCGACGACGCCCTAACCCTCGGTTTCACCGGGCACAAAGCGGACCCCGCTCTTTTCTCCGAGGGGAAGGGGCTGGACTACGCCGTTCCCGTCGTCGGCCAGATCCGCCTGTTGAAAGACCTTTTCAGGGACTCGTCCCGCGTCGTCACCGAGGCCGTCCTCTTCGAGCCCTCCTCCGTCCGGTACCGGGGCAAGGTCTGGGCCGTCGAAAAGGGACAGCTGTCGGAGGCGAAAGAGGAGACGGCGGAGGTCACAGCCCCAGCCAGGCGAGCCAGAGCGGGACAGTGA
- the pruA gene encoding L-glutamate gamma-semialdehyde dehydrogenase, protein MNQAVFRFDVPVNENLFSYGPGCAERTALQAELRRQSENPIEIPLIIGGKEVRTGRTGTVVMPHDHRHVLATYHKAGPDETRAAIEASLKAKAAWMDLSWIERTSIMLRAAELLSKKYRYLINAATMLGQGKSVYQAEIDAAAEVIDYLRFNAYFASCIYSGQPLPGGDCINRMEYRPLEGFVLAVTPFNFTAIALNLNTAPAVMGNVTVWKPASTALLSNYYLMKIYKEAGLPDGVINFLPGPGSAIGGAALAHRDFAGLHFTGSNSTFNGLWRSVGENLERYRSYPRLVGETGGKDFVMVHASADADEVATALVRGAFEYQGQKCSAASRAYIPRSLWPQVKERLVAWTEELSMGDVADFDNFVNAVIDEASFDTLSSHIDRARLAPEAEIIAGGQYDKSRGYFVRPTVIRTDDPHFVTMEEELFGPVLTVYVYEDGDYEKTLELCDGTSPYALTGAVFAHDRYAAQLACRKLRYAAGNFYINDKPTGAVVGQQPFGGSRGSGTNDKAGSALNLMRWLSPRTIKENLLPPTHYRYPFMDGDI, encoded by the coding sequence ATGAACCAAGCTGTATTCCGTTTCGATGTTCCCGTGAACGAAAACCTCTTCTCCTATGGCCCCGGTTGTGCCGAAAGAACGGCCCTCCAGGCCGAACTGCGCCGTCAGAGCGAGAATCCCATCGAAATCCCCCTCATCATCGGCGGCAAGGAGGTGCGGACGGGGCGGACGGGCACCGTCGTCATGCCCCACGATCACCGTCACGTCCTCGCCACCTACCACAAGGCCGGCCCCGACGAGACGCGGGCGGCCATCGAGGCCTCCCTGAAGGCCAAGGCCGCCTGGATGGATCTCTCCTGGATCGAGCGGACGTCCATCATGCTCCGCGCCGCCGAGCTGCTCAGCAAAAAATATCGTTATCTCATCAACGCCGCCACCATGCTGGGCCAGGGCAAAAGCGTCTACCAGGCCGAGATCGACGCCGCCGCCGAAGTGATCGACTACCTGCGCTTCAACGCCTACTTCGCCTCCTGCATCTATTCCGGCCAGCCCCTCCCCGGAGGCGACTGCATCAACCGCATGGAGTACCGCCCCCTCGAAGGCTTCGTCCTTGCCGTGACGCCCTTCAACTTCACGGCCATCGCCCTCAACCTCAACACGGCTCCCGCCGTCATGGGCAACGTCACCGTCTGGAAGCCGGCCTCGACGGCCCTCCTCTCCAACTACTACCTGATGAAGATCTACAAGGAGGCCGGCCTTCCCGACGGCGTCATCAACTTCCTCCCCGGTCCGGGATCGGCCATCGGAGGGGCGGCTCTGGCCCACCGCGACTTTGCCGGACTTCACTTCACCGGATCGAACTCCACCTTCAACGGCCTCTGGCGTTCCGTCGGCGAAAACCTGGAGCGGTACCGCAGCTACCCCCGTCTCGTCGGCGAGACGGGCGGCAAGGACTTCGTCATGGTCCACGCCTCGGCCGACGCCGACGAAGTGGCCACGGCCCTGGTGCGCGGCGCCTTCGAGTACCAGGGGCAGAAATGTTCCGCCGCCTCTCGGGCCTACATCCCCCGTTCCCTCTGGCCCCAGGTCAAGGAACGGCTCGTCGCCTGGACGGAGGAGCTCTCCATGGGAGATGTGGCCGATTTCGACAACTTCGTCAACGCCGTCATCGACGAAGCCTCTTTCGACACCCTCTCCTCCCACATCGATCGGGCGCGGCTGGCTCCTGAGGCGGAGATCATCGCAGGAGGACAGTACGACAAGAGCCGAGGCTACTTCGTCCGCCCTACCGTCATCAGGACCGACGATCCCCACTTCGTCACCATGGAGGAGGAGCTCTTCGGCCCCGTTCTGACCGTCTACGTCTACGAAGACGGCGACTACGAGAAGACCCTCGAGCTCTGCGACGGAACCTCGCCCTACGCCCTCACCGGAGCCGTCTTCGCCCACGATCGCTACGCCGCCCAGCTCGCCTGCCGCAAGCTGCGCTATGCCGCGGGCAACTTCTACATCAACGACAAGCCGACGGGGGCCGTCGTCGGTCAACAGCCCTTCGGCGGTTCCCGCGGATCGGGAACGAACGACAAGGCCGGCAGTGCCCTGAATCTGATGCGCTGGCTCTCCCCGAGGACGATCAAAGAAAACCTCCTGCCTCCGACCCACTACCGCTATCCCTTCATGGACGGAGACATATAA
- a CDS encoding substrate-binding domain-containing protein — MFAKIRSRRLPWGLLLVALSAFCLASVASAKLPVLRMATTTSTDNTGLLDYLAPLFQKEKGIELQWVAVGTGKAIEFGRNGDVDILFVHDPESEQVFMDGGFGVDRRQVMYNDFIFIGPKEDPAAVKGLSAAETLKAIASKKAVFTSRADKSGTHMKELALWKEAGIEAPDKEEWYVQVGQGMIQTIAIAGERDGYTLTDRGTYIKYEENHKGNPPLVILSEGDASLRNQYSVITVNPAKWDATRTEEAKAFTDWITSPEGQKLIAEFTLSGKQLFFPNADE; from the coding sequence ATGTTCGCGAAAATTCGCAGCCGTCGCCTGCCGTGGGGGCTCCTTCTCGTCGCCCTCTCCGCCTTCTGCCTGGCCTCCGTCGCCTCGGCCAAGCTCCCCGTCCTCCGCATGGCCACGACGACCAGCACGGACAACACGGGACTTCTCGACTACCTGGCGCCCCTTTTTCAGAAAGAGAAGGGCATCGAGCTCCAGTGGGTCGCCGTCGGCACGGGCAAGGCCATCGAGTTCGGCCGCAACGGCGACGTGGATATCCTCTTCGTCCACGACCCCGAATCGGAACAGGTCTTCATGGACGGCGGCTTCGGCGTCGACCGTCGCCAGGTCATGTACAACGACTTCATCTTCATCGGTCCCAAGGAAGACCCCGCCGCCGTCAAGGGCCTCTCGGCCGCCGAAACCCTCAAGGCCATCGCCTCCAAGAAGGCCGTTTTCACCAGCCGGGCCGATAAATCGGGCACGCACATGAAGGAACTCGCCCTCTGGAAAGAGGCGGGAATCGAGGCTCCCGACAAGGAAGAGTGGTATGTCCAGGTCGGCCAGGGCATGATCCAGACCATCGCCATCGCCGGAGAGCGCGACGGCTACACCCTCACGGACCGGGGAACCTACATCAAGTACGAGGAGAACCACAAGGGCAACCCCCCTCTGGTGATCCTCTCCGAAGGCGACGCCTCGCTCCGCAACCAGTACAGCGTCATCACCGTCAACCCCGCCAAGTGGGACGCCACGAGAACGGAAGAGGCCAAGGCCTTCACGGACTGGATCACCTCGCCTGAGGGACAGAAGCTCATCGCCGAGTTCACCCTCTCGGGCAAGCAACTCTTCTTCCCCAACGCCGACGAGTAG
- a CDS encoding glucan biosynthesis protein: protein MSEEMVPEKFAKSVLFLALSLLWAVWPPSARADEPFTFDVVIERARSLAAGPFEDRSRSIPEFLLDINYDQWRDIRFRPEKALWKEEGLPFQLQFFHPGLFYDRGVTVHVVDDGHAAPLPFDPEAFDYGSNTFKDRIPSDLGFAGFRIHYPINRDDYHDEVAVFLGASYFRAVAKGHAYGLSARGLAVDTALPSGEEFPWFREFWIIKPAPEEAFIKVFALLDSPSATGAYRFLIVPGEETRMDVSTVLFQRRQGAKLGVAPLTSMFFYGEEGNGRHGDFRPEVHDSDGLQIRFSTGEWLWRPLKNPGRLDISALQAVNPRGFGLLQRDVAFDHYQDLEAHYERRPSLWVEPRGDWGHGHVELIEIPTELEMHDNIVAFWVPRDVPPVGEPLALDYVLRWTRPRSDEPPGGRAVATRLAEGRLQGAKKIVIDFEGGELADLGVDAGLASVVTVGDGARLLEKQIQKNVVTGGWRLVFQVVPEEQGKLKGVFATGRPPVELRAFLKKGENLPDVLTETWSYSLNF from the coding sequence TTGTCCGAAGAAATGGTTCCCGAGAAGTTCGCAAAGAGCGTTCTCTTTCTCGCTCTCTCCCTGTTGTGGGCGGTCTGGCCGCCATCGGCCCGGGCCGACGAGCCCTTTACCTTCGACGTCGTCATCGAGAGGGCCCGCAGCCTCGCCGCCGGTCCCTTCGAGGATCGAAGCCGGAGCATACCGGAATTCCTGCTGGACATCAATTACGATCAGTGGCGCGACATCCGTTTTCGCCCCGAGAAGGCCCTCTGGAAGGAGGAAGGCCTTCCCTTTCAGCTTCAGTTCTTCCACCCCGGTCTCTTCTACGACAGGGGCGTGACGGTTCACGTCGTCGACGACGGCCATGCGGCGCCTCTGCCCTTCGATCCTGAGGCCTTCGACTACGGCTCCAACACCTTTAAGGACAGAATTCCCTCCGACCTGGGCTTCGCCGGCTTCCGCATTCATTATCCCATCAACCGCGACGATTACCACGACGAAGTGGCCGTCTTCCTGGGGGCCAGCTATTTCAGGGCCGTCGCCAAGGGACACGCCTACGGCCTCTCGGCGCGGGGTCTGGCCGTCGACACGGCTCTGCCCTCGGGCGAGGAGTTCCCCTGGTTCCGCGAATTCTGGATCATCAAGCCCGCGCCGGAAGAGGCCTTCATCAAGGTCTTTGCCCTTCTCGACAGCCCCTCGGCCACGGGTGCCTACCGCTTCCTCATCGTCCCCGGCGAGGAGACGCGCATGGACGTCTCGACCGTCCTCTTCCAGCGCCGCCAGGGGGCCAAGCTGGGCGTCGCCCCCCTGACGAGCATGTTCTTCTACGGCGAGGAGGGCAACGGGCGCCACGGCGACTTCCGCCCCGAAGTCCACGATTCCGACGGCCTTCAGATCCGCTTCTCCACGGGCGAGTGGCTCTGGAGACCGCTGAAGAACCCGGGGCGGCTGGACATCTCGGCCCTTCAGGCCGTCAACCCCCGCGGTTTCGGCCTCCTACAGCGCGACGTCGCCTTCGACCACTACCAGGATCTCGAGGCCCACTACGAACGGCGTCCCAGCCTCTGGGTCGAGCCTCGGGGCGACTGGGGCCACGGCCATGTCGAACTCATCGAGATCCCGACGGAGCTGGAGATGCATGACAACATCGTCGCCTTCTGGGTCCCCCGCGACGTTCCGCCCGTCGGCGAGCCGCTGGCCCTGGACTACGTCCTGCGCTGGACCCGGCCCCGCTCCGACGAACCGCCGGGCGGCCGGGCCGTGGCCACCCGTTTGGCCGAGGGCCGCCTTCAGGGGGCGAAGAAGATCGTCATCGACTTCGAGGGCGGCGAGCTGGCCGACCTCGGCGTCGACGCGGGCCTGGCCAGCGTCGTCACCGTCGGCGACGGGGCCCGTCTCCTGGAAAAGCAGATTCAGAAAAACGTCGTCACCGGCGGATGGCGCCTCGTCTTTCAGGTCGTTCCCGAGGAGCAGGGCAAGCTCAAGGGCGTCTTCGCCACGGGCCGTCCTCCCGTCGAACTCCGGGCCTTCCTCAAGAAGGGCGAGAACCTCCCCGACGTCCTCACCGAGACCTGGTCCTACAGTCTCAACTTCTAG
- a CDS encoding substrate-binding domain-containing protein, with protein MNRIRTSRGRFAPLLLSVLIVLAAVLPALAAPEVRLSSTIGPIDAGIVKAFAEAFEKKTGTKVVFEGAGTGATLEKAKSGNFDMVMVHARRLEDQFVADGFGIDRRDVMYNDFVILGPKEDPAGVRGMKDAAAAFRKIAASGAPFVTRGDNSGTHVKEMEVWEKAGIVPGGDGYVLYEIGKAGNKATTQFANRRGSYVLMDRATVLTMKKDISLEVLVEGDPFLYNYIAVIRVNPETFQGLNVEGALAFTDWLCSDEAQSLVRDFGVEKYGEPLFFPNSDQWKAKNP; from the coding sequence ATGAATCGCATCCGAACGTCGAGAGGGCGCTTCGCTCCTCTCCTTCTTTCCGTCCTCATCGTTCTCGCAGCGGTCCTGCCGGCCCTGGCGGCCCCCGAGGTCCGTCTTTCCAGCACCATCGGTCCCATCGACGCCGGCATCGTCAAGGCCTTCGCCGAGGCCTTCGAGAAAAAGACGGGAACGAAAGTCGTCTTCGAGGGAGCCGGCACGGGAGCCACGCTGGAGAAGGCCAAATCGGGCAACTTCGACATGGTCATGGTCCATGCCCGCAGGCTCGAGGATCAGTTCGTCGCCGACGGCTTCGGCATCGACCGCCGCGACGTCATGTACAACGACTTCGTCATCCTCGGCCCCAAAGAGGATCCTGCCGGCGTGCGCGGCATGAAGGACGCCGCCGCGGCCTTCCGGAAAATCGCCGCCTCGGGGGCCCCCTTCGTGACCCGCGGCGACAACTCGGGGACCCATGTCAAAGAGATGGAAGTCTGGGAGAAGGCGGGCATCGTTCCCGGAGGGGACGGGTACGTCCTCTACGAGATCGGCAAGGCCGGCAACAAGGCCACGACGCAGTTCGCCAACCGCCGGGGAAGCTACGTCCTCATGGACCGGGCCACGGTTCTGACGATGAAAAAGGACATTTCCCTCGAAGTCCTGGTGGAAGGTGATCCCTTCCTCTACAATTACATCGCCGTCATCCGCGTCAATCCCGAGACGTTTCAGGGTCTGAACGTCGAAGGGGCCCTGGCCTTCACGGACTGGCTCTGCAGTGACGAGGCTCAGTCTCTCGTCAGGGACTTCGGCGTCGAGAAGTACGGCGAGCCCCTCTTCTTTCCCAACTCCGATCAGTGGAAAGCCAAAAACCCCTGA
- a CDS encoding ABC transporter permease, producing MDYLAEGLSQALVLLLSGDEETWSAIFTTLKLSSLSISFSLLLGIPLGFLLGYGDFRGRKLCRAVVDTLLGLPTVVVGLLVYAFVSRRGPLGGMELLFSLPGVAIGQVILALPVVVALTASAVESLDHRLSLTLLTLGADRRQLALASLVESRYGVLLAAASAYGRIISEVGVSMMIGGNIKWRTRTITTAITLETGKGEFAMGVALGLVLLLFAFAVNGSASLLRRRARS from the coding sequence TTGGACTATCTCGCTGAAGGCCTCTCTCAGGCTCTCGTCCTGCTCCTGTCCGGCGACGAGGAGACCTGGAGCGCCATATTCACCACGCTCAAACTCTCGTCCCTCTCCATCTCCTTCAGCCTTCTCCTGGGCATTCCCCTCGGTTTCCTTCTCGGCTACGGCGACTTTCGGGGTCGCAAGCTCTGTCGCGCCGTCGTCGACACCCTCCTGGGACTGCCGACCGTCGTCGTCGGCCTTCTCGTCTACGCCTTCGTCTCCCGCCGGGGTCCCCTGGGAGGGATGGAGCTTCTTTTCTCCCTTCCCGGCGTGGCCATAGGCCAGGTCATCCTCGCTCTCCCCGTCGTCGTGGCCCTGACGGCCTCGGCCGTAGAAAGCCTCGATCACCGTCTTTCCCTGACCCTTCTGACCCTTGGGGCCGACAGACGGCAGCTGGCTCTGGCCAGCCTCGTCGAGTCGCGCTACGGCGTCCTCCTGGCGGCGGCCAGCGCCTACGGACGGATCATCTCCGAAGTGGGCGTCTCCATGATGATCGGCGGCAACATCAAGTGGCGGACGCGGACCATCACGACGGCCATCACCCTCGAAACGGGCAAGGGGGAGTTCGCCATGGGCGTCGCCCTGGGCCTGGTCCTTCTCCTTTTCGCCTTCGCCGTCAACGGATCGGCCTCCCTGCTGCGCAGGAGGGCACGGTCATGA
- the mdoH gene encoding glucans biosynthesis glucosyltransferase MdoH → MIGSESRRWMRSAFLRRIVLALLIVAPTVLATTYMASVLPHEGGTFLEKAMVAVFAALFAWISIGFWTAVIGFFVLLVGRNPYALSRLCRDVRSPLPETAATAILIPIYNEEMGRVLAGVRSVWESLGRTGQRERFHLFLLSDTRDVDRRLDEERHWASLRAELGAEGSLFYRNRRNNRKRKSGNVADFCRRWGRAYRYMVVFDADSVMAGSTLVRLVQMMERSPDAGMIQTVPMPVNHHSPLARMQQFSAHLYGPLFAAGLHFWQLGDAQYWGHNVIIRTEPFMKHCALPELSGRPPLGGDILSHDFVESALMRRAGWGVWLAYDLDGSWEETPPTVLDEMKRDRRWCQGNLQHLRLLFAKGLFPAYRILFVNGAMSYVSALLWLLFIVLGSVEALAEVFLEPTYFGNVPSLFPQWPVWYARWAVALLASTAVILFLPKVLSVLLALVKKRTASFGGTGPMLASVLVESLAGTLLAPVRMLFHSRFVFVTLLGRNIGWDAQDRGDRGIPWGDALAAHGIGTVVALLWGLLLFAFNRAFFWWLSPILAGLVLGAPLSVYTSRPAIGGWLRRHRLLLIPEEIDPPRELEELAAFEKAWRGREGRDPLEGLSGFVRTVVDPVANALRRSLVRRGEAVRERSRRKNLPLLEKALRSGPRALSGAEKKRLIDDPAGLAQLHRRIWTEGDLSLWLRKRP, encoded by the coding sequence GTGATCGGCTCCGAATCGCGGCGGTGGATGCGGTCGGCCTTCCTCCGCCGCATCGTCCTGGCGCTGCTTATCGTCGCCCCCACCGTCCTGGCCACGACCTACATGGCCAGCGTCCTTCCCCACGAGGGAGGGACCTTCCTGGAGAAGGCCATGGTGGCCGTTTTCGCCGCCCTCTTCGCCTGGATCTCCATCGGTTTCTGGACGGCCGTCATCGGCTTTTTCGTCCTCCTCGTCGGGCGGAACCCCTACGCCCTCTCCCGGCTCTGCCGCGACGTGCGCAGTCCCCTCCCCGAGACGGCGGCGACGGCCATCCTCATCCCCATCTACAACGAGGAGATGGGCCGCGTCCTCGCCGGAGTCCGTTCCGTCTGGGAGTCGCTGGGCCGGACGGGCCAGCGGGAGCGTTTCCACCTCTTCCTCCTCAGCGACACCCGCGACGTCGATCGCCGCCTCGACGAAGAGCGGCACTGGGCCTCCCTCCGCGCCGAACTCGGCGCCGAGGGAAGCCTCTTCTACCGCAACAGGCGCAACAACCGCAAGCGCAAAAGCGGCAACGTGGCCGACTTCTGCCGCCGATGGGGGAGGGCCTACCGCTACATGGTCGTCTTCGACGCCGACAGCGTCATGGCCGGATCGACCCTCGTCCGCCTCGTCCAGATGATGGAGCGCAGCCCCGACGCCGGCATGATCCAGACCGTCCCCATGCCCGTCAACCATCACTCGCCTCTGGCGCGGATGCAGCAGTTCTCGGCCCACCTCTACGGCCCCCTCTTCGCGGCGGGCCTCCACTTCTGGCAGCTCGGCGACGCCCAGTACTGGGGCCACAACGTCATCATCCGCACCGAGCCCTTCATGAAACACTGCGCCCTCCCCGAACTGTCGGGCAGGCCCCCTCTGGGCGGCGACATCCTGAGCCACGACTTCGTCGAATCGGCCCTCATGCGCCGCGCCGGCTGGGGCGTCTGGCTCGCCTACGACCTCGACGGCAGCTGGGAGGAGACGCCGCCGACGGTCCTCGACGAGATGAAGCGGGACCGCCGCTGGTGCCAGGGCAACCTCCAACACCTGCGCCTCCTCTTCGCCAAGGGGCTCTTTCCGGCCTACCGCATCCTCTTCGTCAACGGCGCCATGTCCTACGTCTCGGCCCTGCTCTGGCTCCTTTTCATCGTCCTCGGCAGCGTCGAAGCCCTGGCCGAAGTCTTTCTCGAGCCGACCTACTTCGGCAACGTGCCGAGCCTCTTTCCCCAATGGCCCGTCTGGTACGCCCGCTGGGCCGTGGCCCTCCTGGCCTCGACGGCTGTCATCCTCTTCCTGCCCAAAGTCCTCAGCGTTCTCCTGGCCCTCGTCAAGAAGCGGACGGCCTCCTTCGGCGGAACGGGTCCCATGTTGGCCTCCGTCCTCGTCGAATCCCTGGCCGGAACGCTCCTGGCCCCGGTGCGGATGCTCTTTCACAGTCGCTTCGTCTTCGTCACCCTCCTGGGGCGCAACATCGGCTGGGACGCCCAGGACAGGGGAGACCGGGGCATCCCCTGGGGCGACGCCCTGGCCGCCCACGGCATCGGCACCGTTGTCGCCCTCCTCTGGGGGCTCCTTCTCTTCGCCTTCAACAGGGCCTTCTTCTGGTGGCTCTCGCCCATCCTGGCCGGGCTCGTCCTGGGGGCGCCTCTTTCGGTCTACACGAGCCGTCCCGCCATTGGCGGCTGGCTCCGCCGTCACCGCCTCCTCCTCATCCCCGAGGAGATCGACCCTCCCCGCGAACTGGAGGAACTTGCCGCCTTCGAGAAAGCCTGGCGCGGTCGGGAGGGGAGGGACCCCCTCGAAGGCCTTTCCGGCTTCGTCCGGACCGTCGTCGATCCCGTCGCCAACGCCCTTCGCCGAAGTCTCGTCAGACGGGGAGAAGCCGTGCGCGAGCGGAGCCGCCGGAAAAACCTTCCTCTTCTGGAGAAGGCGCTCCGCTCGGGACCTCGGGCCCTGAGCGGAGCCGAAAAGAAACGCCTCATCGATGATCCCGCCGGCCTGGCCCAACTGCACCGCCGCATCTGGACCGAGGGCGATCTTTCCCTCTGGCTGAGGAAACGGCCTTGA
- a CDS encoding glutaredoxin family protein, whose protein sequence is MAVKVYSTQTCPWCDKAKDYLKGKGVAFDVVDVGADRAAAMDMVKKTRQMGVPVVQIGERYIVGFDVKAIDSALAEDGLI, encoded by the coding sequence ATGGCCGTCAAAGTCTACAGCACTCAAACCTGTCCCTGGTGCGACAAGGCCAAGGATTACCTCAAGGGCAAAGGCGTCGCCTTCGACGTCGTCGACGTCGGTGCCGACAGGGCCGCCGCCATGGATATGGTCAAAAAGACCCGTCAGATGGGCGTCCCCGTCGTCCAGATCGGAGAGCGCTACATCGTCGGTTTCGACGTCAAGGCCATCGACAGCGCCCTCGCCGAAGACGGCCTCATCTGA
- a CDS encoding amino acid kinase family protein — MSLIREKDGKRLHVKSRLMGESLVSRKLASTMETAPQVRLFPDVNVLKIGGQSISDRGAKALPPILKEIVANKDSHKMLLTTGGGTRSRHIYTIGLEMGMPTGVVAKFGSAVSEQNALLIATLLAPWGGILIDSADIVKLWSYFEQGCIPVCPGMPPYDYFSFPPAQGRIPLHRTDVGTALLAHLIGARSCIFVKDEKGLYTDDPKKNPEAEFIADITVDELTGLDLDDLIIERPCLEILANSEVLDVIQIIDGTVEGNITRALRGEHVGTFIRKG; from the coding sequence ATGTCCCTCATCCGCGAAAAGGACGGAAAGCGCCTTCACGTCAAGAGCCGTCTCATGGGCGAAAGCCTCGTCAGCCGAAAGCTGGCCTCGACGATGGAGACGGCCCCTCAGGTCCGTCTCTTCCCCGACGTCAACGTCCTCAAGATCGGCGGTCAGTCCATCTCCGACAGGGGAGCCAAGGCCCTGCCGCCCATTCTCAAGGAGATCGTCGCCAACAAGGATTCGCACAAGATGCTCCTCACCACGGGCGGCGGCACGCGGAGCCGCCACATCTACACCATCGGCCTCGAGATGGGCATGCCCACGGGCGTCGTCGCCAAGTTCGGCAGCGCCGTCTCGGAGCAGAACGCCCTTCTCATCGCCACCCTTCTGGCCCCCTGGGGCGGCATCCTCATCGATTCGGCCGACATCGTCAAGCTCTGGTCCTATTTCGAACAGGGCTGCATTCCCGTCTGCCCCGGCATGCCTCCCTACGACTATTTCTCCTTTCCGCCGGCTCAGGGGCGCATTCCTCTCCACCGCACCGACGTGGGCACGGCCCTTCTGGCCCATCTCATCGGTGCCCGGAGCTGCATCTTCGTCAAGGACGAGAAGGGCCTCTACACCGACGATCCCAAGAAGAACCCCGAGGCCGAATTCATCGCCGATATCACCGTCGACGAGCTGACGGGCCTCGACCTGGACGATCTCATCATCGAGCGTCCCTGTCTGGAGATCCTGGCCAACAGCGAAGTCCTCGACGTGATCCAGATCATCGACGGCACCGTCGAGGGCAACATCACCCGCGCCCTCAGGGGCGAGCACGTCGGCACTTTCATCCGCAAAGGTTGA